Genomic segment of Candidatus Abyssobacteria bacterium SURF_5:
GAAGAGATGCGCCCATATCGGCGAAAACCGCCATCCACAGCGTCGCTAGTCCGAGCACCGCGAGGCTGAGGAAGAGCAATTTAATAAGGATGGAGAGCGCGATGTTCTGCTTGATGATCGCGAGCGTTTTGCGGCTGAGCGAGATGGCAAACGGGAGCTTGAGCAGGTCGTCGGCCATGAGGGCGACATCGGCTGTTTCAAGCGCCGTATCCGAGCCGGCCGTCCCCATCGCCACGCCGATGGTTGATGCGGCCAAAGCGGGAGCATCATTGACGCCATCGCCGATCATCGCCACGTATTCATACTCCTCGACCAACCCGCGCAGGGCGTCCACCTTGTCCTGCGGCAGGAGCTCCGACCGGTATTCGATGCCCAACTGGCTCGCTATCGCTTCGGCTGTGCCGCGATTATCGCCGGTGATCATGATCATCTTGCGAATCCCGATGTCGCGCAGGCGTCGCAGCGCCTCGGTCGAGTGCTTGCGCAGCGAGTCGATCAGCACGATGATCCCCAGCGGCGCCTCCTGATTGCCGACGAGCACGACTGTCTGGGTTTTCTTCTCGATCTCATTCATGCGCTCGTCGAGGTGCGGCGTGCAGAAATTCAGTTCTTTGAAGAGGCGGTGACTGCCGACGTAGTAATTCTTTCCGTCGATTGTCGCCTCGGCGCCCTTGCCGGGAATGGACAGGAACGCCTCGACGGGTTTGACCGGGATACCCAGCCGGCGGGCCTCCTCCACAATCGAGCGGCCGAGGTGATGCTCGGACCTTGATTCGACGCTTGCCGCGATGCTGAGGAGCTCGCCCGGCGTCACGTTGTCGAGCGGGATAATTTCCTTGACGCATGGATGCCCGAGCGTGAGGGTGCCGGTCTTGTCGAACGCGATGGCATTGAGCATGCCCGCCTTCTCAAGATAGATGCCGCCCTTTATGAGAACGCCGTGGCGCGCGGCGCTTGCAAGCCCGGCCGCGATGGAGATGGGGGTCGAGATCACGAGCGCGCACGGGCACGCTATGACGAGCAGCACTAGGCCGCGGGACAGCCACTCGACGAATGGGGCTCCGAAGGCGAGCGGCGGGACCGCGACTACCAGGGCCGCAAGCGCGATGACGGAAGGCGTATAGTACTTCGTGAATTTGTCCACGAAATTCTGCATCGGGGCGCGCTGCGCCTGCGCTTCCTCGACCAGATGAATAATGCGCGCGAGCGTCGTATCGTCCGCCCGATGCGTCGCCTGCACCTCGAGAAAACCGTCTCCGTTGATCGTGCCGGCGAAAACGTCATCCTCCTTTTGCTTGACGACAGGAGTCGATTCGCCGGTGATCGGCGCCTGGTTGACTGCGCTGAGACCGGCGATAACCTTTCCATCGAGCGGAATCTTGTCGCCCGGCCGCACAATAAGAATTTCACCGATTTCCACCTCGCTCACCGGAACGACAACCTCCTGACTGCTCCGGCGAACGAGCGCATTTTCGGGCGCCAGCTTCATAAGAGAATGGATGGCGTTGCGCGCGCGATCCATGGTGTGCATTTCGAGATACTGCGCGCCCGAGAAAAGAAAAACGACCGTCGCCGCCTCGAGCCATTCGTTTATTGCGGCCGCCCCGATGACGGCGATCGTCATCAGGACGTTCATGTCGAACGTGAAACTTCGGGCGGAATAGACGGCCTTGCGGTAAATGTGGTAGCCGCCGAAGAGCATGCCGAGCAGGTAAAAACCTGTCACCGCCAGGGGATCGACGCCCAGGAGCGAGAGGATGAATCCGGCGGCAAGGAAGATGCCCGCCGCGAGAGTGTGTACCAACTGGTCGTGACCGGCCGGCACTTCCTTTTTCGCGGGGGCGCCCGTCGGCCTGGCCGCCATTCCGGTTTCCCGAATCGCGCGAAGAAGCTGCTGGTGAGTCAGCGCGCGCGAATCGTACGAGACCGTGACCTCCGCCGATACCAGATTGAAGGCGACGTTCCTCACGCCGTCGAGCGACCGCAGTTTGCGCTCGATTATGGATGATTCGTCCGGACAGTCCATCCCTTCGACATAAAACTTGTCGGTCGCTTCACCCGGCAGCCGGCCGGTCTTGTAGCCGAGCTTCTGGACTTGCTGCTCGATCGCGGCAACGTCGGTCCCTTCTTCGGCAAGAACGACGATGTTGCCGCCGGTGAAGTTCACGGCCGCGCTCACTACCCCTTCCATTCGCGCGACGGCCTTCTCGACCTTTTCCGCACAGGAAGGACAATCCATTCCGGCTATGG
This window contains:
- the cadA gene encoding cadmium-translocating P-type ATPase, which codes for MSGHSSETITKPTTEITIAIAGMDCPSCAEKVEKAVARMEGVVSAAVNFTGGNIVVLAEEGTDVAAIEQQVQKLGYKTGRLPGEATDKFYVEGMDCPDESSIIERKLRSLDGVRNVAFNLVSAEVTVSYDSRALTHQQLLRAIRETGMAARPTGAPAKKEVPAGHDQLVHTLAAGIFLAAGFILSLLGVDPLAVTGFYLLGMLFGGYHIYRKAVYSARSFTFDMNVLMTIAVIGAAAINEWLEAATVVFLFSGAQYLEMHTMDRARNAIHSLMKLAPENALVRRSSQEVVVPVSEVEIGEILIVRPGDKIPLDGKVIAGLSAVNQAPITGESTPVVKQKEDDVFAGTINGDGFLEVQATHRADDTTLARIIHLVEEAQAQRAPMQNFVDKFTKYYTPSVIALAALVVAVPPLAFGAPFVEWLSRGLVLLVIACPCALVISTPISIAAGLASAARHGVLIKGGIYLEKAGMLNAIAFDKTGTLTLGHPCVKEIIPLDNVTPGELLSIAASVESRSEHHLGRSIVEEARRLGIPVKPVEAFLSIPGKGAEATIDGKNYYVGSHRLFKELNFCTPHLDERMNEIEKKTQTVVLVGNQEAPLGIIVLIDSLRKHSTEALRRLRDIGIRKMIMITGDNRGTAEAIASQLGIEYRSELLPQDKVDALRGLVEEYEYVAMIGDGVNDAPALAASTIGVAMGTAGSDTALETADVALMADDLLKLPFAISLSRKTLAIIKQNIALSILIKLLFLSLAVLGLATLWMAVFADMGASLLVIFNGMRLLAVNDTLGLQK